One genomic window of Halovivax cerinus includes the following:
- a CDS encoding transcription factor S: protein MQFCDDCGSMMKPDGDRLVCSTCGSAVERDRDREAAFVTTESQTDDDVIETDANADFEGKPKATDVRCDECGTEEAWYYIQQTASADEPPTRFFKCTECGHKWRGYN, encoded by the coding sequence ATGCAGTTTTGCGACGACTGCGGGTCGATGATGAAGCCCGACGGGGACCGACTGGTCTGTTCGACCTGCGGTTCGGCCGTCGAGCGTGATCGAGACCGGGAAGCCGCGTTCGTCACCACGGAGTCCCAGACGGACGACGACGTGATCGAGACGGACGCGAACGCCGACTTCGAGGGGAAACCGAAGGCGACCGACGTCCGCTGTGACGAGTGCGGAACCGAGGAGGCGTGGTACTACATCCAGCAGACCGCGAGTGCGGACGAGCCGCCAACGCGATTCTTCAAGTGTACCGAGTGCGGCCACAAGTGGCGCGGCTACAACTGA
- the tnpA gene encoding IS200/IS605-like element ISHmu6 family transposase: MEYDLDSGAHSTFSLHYHLILTTKYRRGVLTEERTQFIHEVISGFTDNYGVELTNLDGEDDHVYILFRAKPTTDLVKFINTAKGATARRIRNEYADELKTELWGDSFWNDSYCLISTGQVSLDVLKQYVEDQRE; the protein is encoded by the coding sequence ATGGAATACGACCTCGACTCGGGAGCGCACTCGACGTTTTCCCTGCACTACCACCTGATACTCACCACGAAGTATCGGCGCGGAGTGCTAACCGAGGAGCGAACCCAATTCATTCACGAGGTCATCAGCGGGTTCACGGACAACTACGGTGTCGAACTGACGAACCTCGACGGCGAGGACGACCATGTATACATCTTGTTCCGAGCGAAACCAACCACAGACCTCGTGAAGTTCATCAACACGGCCAAGGGCGCGACCGCCCGCCGTATCCGCAACGAGTACGCGGACGAACTCAAGACCGAACTGTGGGGCGACTCGTTCTGGAACGACTCGTACTGCCTCATCTCGACGGGGCAGGTGTCGCTTGATGTGCTGAAACAGTACGTCGAGGACCAACGCGAGTAG
- a CDS encoding RNA-guided endonuclease InsQ/TnpB family protein, whose product MYYAYKYRLTPSDAHREELDRHRDICRQLYNHTLYRLNEYQDEHGELPSMTTLRSELPDLKTWWDGLSAVYSKVLQTVVERLFDNLKGLSALKKNGYGVGQLKWKPPREFRSFTYSQSGFKLDKKGGQTVLSLSKLADIPIRLHRAIPDDATVKQVTVKKEPTGEWFATFGVQMDREVPEPPENPENCVGIDLGILKYAHDTDGTAVGSLDLTDERERLEREHRKLSRKQYGSNNYEKQRRRVAECHADLRRKRRDFLHKLSAYYAREYDLVAVEDLNVKGMMESPSNSRTTASAAWRTFLSLLEYKCEREGTHFVAVNPRGTTKECASCGVSTEKPLWVREHSCPACGFEADRDANAAWNILSRGLEDVGVGYSESTPVETALPVDTPVSAKRVVEAGSPICSRARSARSHGQRDRRSRATLKERPVSAVSE is encoded by the coding sequence ATGTACTACGCCTACAAGTACCGTCTCACGCCGTCCGACGCCCACCGTGAGGAGTTGGACCGCCACCGAGACATCTGTAGGCAACTCTACAACCACACGCTCTACCGACTCAACGAGTACCAAGACGAACACGGTGAACTACCGTCCATGACCACACTACGGTCGGAACTACCCGACCTCAAGACGTGGTGGGACGGCCTCTCCGCCGTGTACTCGAAGGTTCTCCAAACCGTCGTGGAACGACTGTTCGACAACCTCAAAGGACTCTCGGCACTCAAGAAGAACGGCTACGGCGTCGGTCAACTCAAGTGGAAGCCGCCACGGGAGTTTCGCAGTTTCACGTACAGCCAGTCTGGCTTCAAGCTCGACAAGAAGGGCGGTCAGACTGTCCTGTCACTCTCGAAACTCGCGGATATACCGATTCGGCTCCACCGCGCCATCCCTGACGACGCCACCGTGAAACAGGTCACGGTCAAGAAGGAACCGACGGGCGAGTGGTTCGCCACCTTCGGCGTCCAAATGGACCGTGAAGTTCCTGAGCCACCTGAGAATCCCGAGAATTGCGTCGGTATCGACCTAGGGATTCTCAAGTACGCTCACGACACCGACGGCACAGCGGTCGGGTCGCTTGACCTCACCGACGAGCGCGAACGCTTGGAACGCGAGCACCGGAAGCTCTCTAGGAAACAATACGGGTCGAACAACTACGAGAAGCAACGGCGTCGAGTCGCGGAGTGTCACGCCGATCTCCGACGGAAGCGCCGCGACTTCCTGCACAAACTCTCGGCGTACTACGCTCGGGAGTACGACCTCGTGGCGGTCGAAGACCTGAACGTGAAGGGGATGATGGAATCGCCGTCGAACAGCCGTACCACCGCATCAGCGGCGTGGCGGACGTTCCTCTCGTTGCTCGAATACAAGTGTGAGCGCGAAGGGACGCACTTCGTGGCGGTCAACCCGAGAGGGACGACCAAGGAGTGCGCGTCATGTGGCGTCTCGACCGAGAAGCCGCTGTGGGTCCGTGAACACTCCTGTCCCGCCTGCGGGTTTGAGGCGGACAGGGACGCGAACGCGGCGTGGAACATCCTTTCTCGCGGCCTCGAAGACGTAGGAGTGGGATACTCCGAATCAACGCCTGTGGAGACTGCGCTCCCTGTGGATACACCTGTGTCTGCAAAGCGCGTCGTGGAAGCAGGAAGCCCTATCTGCTCACGGGCGCGAAGCGCCCGTTCGCATGGTCAGCGGGACCGAAGGTCCCGCGCTACCCTCAAGGAGCGACCGGTGTCAGCCGTGAGCGAGTAG
- a CDS encoding tail fiber domain-containing protein, translating to MNGSGVTGAETFHVKATGGVRFITGGGTTYISGGSTGWSTTSTRSAKTNVEPVEPSAVLEGVESMPVATWEYTGDDGDGAGTTHIGPMAEDFHEAFDVGDSDRHINSINADGVALAAIKGLAERLDEREERLDDQRGRLDELEAENEALRERLDALEARRLAADGGDADSGIDGGDTDSGIDEVDDPGTEGDDGAAAGVSKTVAGSESAGGEVR from the coding sequence ATGAACGGGTCGGGCGTCACCGGCGCGGAGACGTTCCACGTCAAAGCGACCGGCGGAGTCCGATTCATCACCGGCGGCGGAACGACCTACATTTCGGGCGGCAGCACCGGCTGGTCGACCACGTCGACGCGGTCGGCCAAGACCAACGTGGAACCGGTCGAGCCGTCGGCCGTTCTCGAGGGGGTCGAGTCGATGCCGGTCGCGACCTGGGAGTACACGGGGGACGACGGGGACGGCGCCGGTACGACACACATCGGCCCGATGGCCGAGGACTTCCACGAGGCGTTCGACGTGGGGGACAGCGATCGACACATCAACTCGATCAACGCCGACGGCGTCGCGCTCGCCGCGATCAAGGGCCTCGCGGAGCGCCTCGACGAACGCGAGGAGCGTCTCGACGACCAGCGAGGTCGACTCGACGAGCTCGAAGCCGAGAACGAGGCACTACGGGAGCGCCTGGACGCGCTGGAAGCAAGACGGCTGGCGGCTGACGGGGGTGACGCTGATTCGGGCATCGACGGGGGTGACACTGATTCGGGCATCGATGAAGTCGACGACCCGGGAACCGAGGGAGACGACGGCGCGGCTGCGGGTGTGTCGAAGACGGTCGCGGGTTCCGAATCCGCCGGCGGTGAGGTGCGGTGA
- a CDS encoding CARDB domain-containing protein, which yields MTARLACASLVLVAVIALAALGTGAVAAEPDPACAGSGGGAMFVADSGFTVAYNDTQPMPEDGPFLGPETIRFRNVTFSSNASTVLGVENGTGPTTCLFDIDATNGSVLIAPDDEANVSVDGTVPALSLSAVTYGSGSGDIAYDAAASWNLTLLETGLESGADVDAVAENGSTLASGTVTENGTLPLALPGGTNTVDLQENSGGGGGFLPPPPPDDDGSPPFDVTALTLDHGDVGVGEQVAVTIEVENVGESDGTFTGTLTADGERVDSGSIAVESNGAGTLTLTTTFDEPGTYELAVDGEPAGSVTVTDESALSIPDASIEPSDVDPGETVRITVTVAAGETGVDRTLVLSVDGDEVDSASVSLSPDESRTVTFEHRFDSTGSKTVSVDGVDVGSVTVAHSDEGAGGPPLVIVASVLGVLLAVGIGSLYWYDPERFAGVLNR from the coding sequence GTGACGGCTCGTCTCGCCTGTGCTTCCCTGGTCCTCGTCGCGGTGATCGCGCTGGCCGCTCTTGGGACGGGAGCGGTCGCGGCGGAGCCCGACCCGGCCTGCGCTGGATCGGGTGGCGGTGCGATGTTCGTCGCGGACTCCGGGTTCACCGTCGCGTACAACGACACCCAGCCGATGCCGGAGGACGGTCCGTTCCTGGGCCCGGAGACCATCCGATTTCGGAACGTGACCTTCTCGTCGAACGCCTCGACGGTTCTCGGTGTCGAGAACGGAACAGGTCCAACCACGTGCCTGTTCGATATCGACGCGACGAACGGGTCGGTTCTGATCGCCCCGGACGACGAGGCGAACGTGAGCGTCGACGGAACCGTCCCCGCGCTGTCGCTCTCTGCGGTGACGTACGGGAGCGGGAGTGGGGATATCGCGTACGACGCGGCCGCTTCGTGGAACCTGACGCTCCTCGAGACCGGTCTCGAGTCCGGGGCCGACGTCGACGCCGTGGCCGAGAACGGGTCGACGCTCGCCTCCGGAACCGTCACGGAGAACGGGACACTGCCCCTGGCGTTGCCGGGCGGGACGAACACCGTTGATTTGCAGGAGAATTCCGGTGGTGGCGGCGGATTCCTGCCGCCTCCGCCCCCGGACGACGACGGGTCCCCGCCGTTCGACGTCACCGCGTTGACACTCGACCACGGCGACGTCGGCGTCGGTGAGCAGGTTGCCGTGACCATCGAGGTCGAGAACGTCGGCGAGAGCGATGGCACCTTCACCGGGACGCTCACCGCCGACGGCGAACGGGTCGATTCGGGGTCGATCGCCGTCGAGTCGAACGGCGCGGGCACGCTCACCCTCACGACGACGTTCGACGAACCCGGCACCTACGAACTCGCCGTCGACGGCGAGCCGGCCGGATCGGTCACCGTCACGGACGAGTCTGCACTCTCGATACCGGACGCATCGATCGAGCCATCGGACGTCGATCCGGGTGAGACGGTTCGGATCACGGTCACCGTCGCTGCCGGAGAAACGGGTGTCGATCGGACCCTCGTTCTCTCGGTCGACGGGGACGAAGTCGATTCGGCGTCGGTGTCCCTCTCTCCGGACGAGTCGAGGACCGTTACCTTCGAACACCGGTTCGATTCGACGGGCTCGAAGACCGTGTCCGTCGACGGGGTAGACGTCGGTTCGGTGACGGTGGCCCACTCCGACGAGGGAGCCGGCGGTCCGCCGCTCGTGATCGTCGCATCGGTTCTCGGCGTCCTCCTCGCCGTCGGTATCGGTAGTCTCTACTGGTACGATCCCGAGAGATTCGCCGGCGTGTTGAATCGGTGA
- a CDS encoding AAA domain-containing protein, translating to MKVRGTVVGEVTTRTVSTSAGERDLAEVALRLREEGVSDSATDSGVLDSAGDSATDSGVTSSTDDSATDAGRSDSAGATPTTVTLWGKWTESAEVLEPGMELVVTEAERDEYRGETGYATTPASYVVVEPAYLVDVTDVRNWVECPRLYYLNKLSGVPLNYPVVKGTLVHEVFGDLLRGRDLEASIEERVEERALELGLLGESAESTAEDVRQNAAAIEGWLEQGRLSEDDEWRSEQLLISETFGLKGRADAIRRGAPVELKTGKNLKKEPRFKDKVQAALYALVLEEHGGSIDTGTLLYTKNSALDRNEETGDLTPAKDFSMGQGLLEYVLRLRNEIAAMEASGGVPTGKEGNAKCEYCFERDTCMVVSGRLDQESKAGQIGGAIPVEEREHFDRFYRAIEEERREVHREYAKLWEQSAEERADDDRAIVDLEFIEARELSGGRWELRARRRSAATSKLREGDLVLASDGEPVVGDAELARIERLDGVAPPAAEADDGPLDAEIVLTADEPVEVERLDVYPSELTTDRLLTALHDALLKGTERRKDVLFERAAPEFDAIDETFVDNNDAQDVAVRKAVGARDCALIHGPPGTGKTYTIARAIRAMVERGERVLLSAFTNRAVDNALEAVLETGIEPEDVVRVGTESGVREDMGHLRLEREGDPDARVAELQSARIVAATTATCGSRVMKEGSFDVALVDEAAQLTEPGTYAAINLAERFVLVGDHHQLPPVVQAENELAESLFERLVEAYPDAGVMLDRQYRMNQRIQAFPSTEFYDGRLRPATPDVAGRTLDDLDDVSLESLPSELADQVTFVDVPGDDERYTDAVEASRIADLIDTYADAGLAPSEIGVIAPFRAQVSEIERHVPDAVAVDTVDRFQGSSQEVIVVSFVASGELDGPIFEDYRRINVALTRPKRALVLVGDAEALGTDPVYARMLSWARR from the coding sequence GTGAAGGTACGTGGAACGGTCGTCGGCGAGGTGACGACGCGGACGGTCTCGACGAGTGCGGGCGAACGGGATCTCGCCGAGGTGGCGCTCCGGCTGCGTGAGGAGGGGGTCAGCGATTCCGCGACCGACAGCGGTGTTCTGGATTCGGCAGGCGACTCAGCGACCGACAGCGGGGTGACGAGTTCGACCGATGACTCGGCGACCGACGCTGGCCGGTCCGATTCGGCCGGCGCCACGCCGACCACGGTCACCCTCTGGGGCAAGTGGACCGAGTCGGCCGAGGTGCTCGAACCCGGCATGGAACTCGTCGTGACCGAGGCCGAACGCGACGAATACCGCGGCGAGACGGGGTACGCGACGACGCCGGCGTCCTACGTCGTGGTCGAACCCGCGTACCTCGTCGACGTGACCGACGTCCGCAACTGGGTGGAGTGTCCACGACTGTACTATCTCAACAAGCTCTCCGGCGTCCCACTCAACTACCCCGTCGTGAAGGGGACGCTGGTCCACGAGGTCTTCGGCGACCTCCTCCGCGGCCGGGACCTGGAGGCGTCGATCGAGGAACGTGTCGAAGAGCGAGCCCTGGAACTCGGCCTCCTGGGGGAGTCGGCCGAATCGACGGCCGAGGACGTCCGACAGAACGCGGCCGCGATCGAAGGCTGGCTCGAACAGGGCCGGCTGAGCGAGGACGACGAGTGGCGCTCGGAGCAGCTGCTCATCAGTGAGACCTTCGGTCTGAAGGGGCGGGCCGACGCGATCCGTCGCGGCGCGCCGGTCGAACTCAAGACGGGCAAGAACCTGAAGAAGGAACCGCGGTTCAAGGACAAGGTGCAGGCGGCGCTGTACGCGCTCGTCCTCGAGGAACACGGCGGCTCGATCGACACCGGGACGCTGCTGTACACGAAGAACTCGGCGCTCGATCGGAACGAGGAGACGGGCGATCTGACCCCGGCGAAGGACTTCTCGATGGGCCAGGGATTGCTGGAGTACGTCCTCCGACTGCGTAACGAGATCGCCGCGATGGAGGCCTCGGGCGGCGTTCCGACGGGCAAGGAAGGAAACGCGAAGTGCGAGTACTGCTTCGAACGGGACACCTGCATGGTCGTCTCCGGCCGCCTCGACCAGGAGTCGAAGGCCGGCCAGATCGGGGGTGCGATCCCGGTGGAAGAGCGTGAGCACTTCGATCGCTTCTACCGGGCGATCGAGGAGGAGCGGCGCGAGGTCCACCGCGAGTACGCGAAGCTCTGGGAGCAGAGCGCCGAGGAACGAGCGGACGACGACCGGGCGATCGTCGACCTCGAGTTTATCGAGGCGCGCGAGCTGTCGGGCGGCCGCTGGGAGCTGCGCGCCCGCCGGCGGTCGGCGGCCACCTCGAAGCTGCGGGAGGGCGATCTGGTACTGGCCAGCGACGGCGAACCGGTCGTCGGCGACGCCGAGCTGGCCCGGATCGAACGACTGGACGGCGTGGCGCCGCCCGCGGCGGAGGCAGACGATGGGCCGCTGGACGCGGAGATCGTCCTGACGGCGGACGAGCCCGTCGAGGTCGAGCGCCTCGACGTCTACCCGAGCGAGCTGACGACCGATCGGCTCCTGACGGCGTTGCACGACGCTCTCCTCAAGGGTACGGAGCGGCGAAAAGACGTCCTGTTCGAGCGCGCAGCGCCGGAATTCGACGCGATCGACGAGACGTTCGTCGACAACAACGACGCCCAGGACGTGGCCGTCCGCAAGGCGGTCGGCGCGCGCGATTGCGCGTTGATTCACGGCCCGCCGGGAACCGGCAAGACTTACACCATCGCTCGCGCCATCCGCGCCATGGTCGAGCGCGGCGAGCGCGTGCTGCTGTCGGCCTTCACCAACCGGGCGGTCGACAACGCGCTCGAAGCGGTGCTGGAGACCGGGATCGAGCCCGAGGACGTCGTCCGCGTCGGCACCGAGAGCGGCGTTCGCGAAGACATGGGCCACCTCCGTCTCGAACGGGAGGGCGATCCGGACGCGCGGGTCGCCGAGCTCCAGAGCGCCCGGATCGTGGCCGCGACGACGGCGACCTGCGGCTCCCGGGTCATGAAAGAGGGATCGTTCGACGTCGCGCTGGTCGACGAGGCCGCCCAGCTCACGGAGCCGGGGACGTACGCGGCGATCAACCTGGCCGAACGGTTCGTCCTCGTCGGCGACCACCACCAGCTTCCGCCGGTGGTGCAGGCGGAGAACGAACTCGCCGAGTCGCTGTTCGAGCGCCTCGTCGAGGCTTACCCCGATGCTGGCGTCATGCTCGATCGCCAGTACCGGATGAACCAGCGCATTCAGGCGTTTCCGTCGACCGAGTTCTACGACGGCCGGCTCCGGCCGGCGACGCCCGACGTGGCCGGTCGCACGCTCGACGACCTAGACGACGTCTCTCTGGAATCGCTCCCGTCCGAACTCGCGGACCAGGTCACGTTCGTCGACGTCCCCGGCGACGACGAGCGCTACACAGACGCCGTGGAGGCGTCGAGGATCGCCGATCTGATCGATACCTACGCCGATGCGGGACTCGCCCCGTCCGAGATCGGCGTCATCGCCCCGTTCCGCGCGCAGGTCTCCGAGATCGAGCGCCACGTCCCCGACGCCGTCGCCGTCGACACCGTCGATCGCTTCCAGGGGTCGAGTCAGGAGGTGATCGTCGTCTCGTTCGTCGCGAGCGGCGAGCTCGACGGCCCGATCTTCGAAGACTACCGGCGGATCAACGTCGCGCTCACCCGTCCGAAGCGGGCACTCGTACTGGTGGGCGATGCGGAGGCCCTCGGGACGGATCCGGTCTACGCGCGTATGCTTTCCTGGGCGCGTCGGTGA
- a CDS encoding type IV pilin encodes MIPTGHRGVPGGRRSDRAISPALGFAVALLVTVVLAVAVGVLVGAIAEDPEPDADFEWTQNGQGADLEVTLEHAGGDSIPGDRLTLDASGIRGLSGNTSLEDWGTVRNGSTLTVGFVADADVEARQPYRSDTDLEGRTINGTDTETGVDVIAIAVEGRPLQNGTVLVSSMTESEDDVGDTPPADLRTLRLVWTGSWGETELDEYVIE; translated from the coding sequence ATGATACCGACCGGACATCGCGGAGTTCCAGGCGGCCGTCGCTCCGATAGAGCCATCTCGCCCGCGCTCGGGTTCGCCGTCGCGCTGCTCGTCACCGTCGTGCTGGCGGTCGCCGTCGGCGTGCTCGTCGGTGCGATCGCCGAAGATCCGGAGCCGGATGCCGATTTCGAGTGGACCCAGAACGGGCAGGGAGCGGATCTGGAAGTGACGCTCGAACACGCTGGCGGCGACTCGATTCCGGGCGACCGACTCACACTCGACGCCTCCGGCATTCGCGGACTCTCTGGTAACACCTCGCTCGAAGACTGGGGAACGGTCAGGAACGGCAGTACGCTCACCGTCGGCTTCGTCGCGGACGCCGACGTCGAGGCACGACAGCCCTATCGCAGCGATACTGATCTCGAGGGGCGGACGATCAACGGCACGGACACCGAGACCGGCGTCGACGTCATCGCCATTGCTGTCGAAGGACGACCGCTTCAGAACGGGACGGTACTCGTCAGTTCGATGACCGAGAGCGAAGACGACGTCGGCGATACGCCACCTGCCGACCTGCGTACGCTCCGTCTCGTCTGGACCGGATCCTGGGGAGAGACGGAACTCGACGAATACGTGATCGAGTGA
- a CDS encoding AIR synthase family protein → MPGKVGSDDLTRHVFERTGAPDDRVRQGPGLGEDAAAIDVPAGTLVVSSDPISLAASEIGRLGVAVACNDVAASGAEPAWLTVVCLLPSDAPDTLDVITADLDAAAADIGAAIVGGHSEYVDALTRPILSLTALGFADPFVPTGGARPGDRVVLAGPAGLEGTAILAADFGESLDVSAETIDTANTFFSEISVLPAARVLRERATAMHDPTEGGVLAGLVELAAASDVELSIERESIPIRPETGRLCAAAGVDPLRIFGSGALVATVPGDAVDEVVASLAETGIDAADIGRVTTGERTGSVTLDGDTYEEPIEDGLYPLWEALDDA, encoded by the coding sequence ATGCCCGGGAAGGTAGGGTCGGACGATCTAACGAGGCACGTCTTCGAGCGGACCGGCGCGCCGGACGACCGCGTCAGGCAGGGGCCAGGTCTCGGCGAAGACGCCGCGGCGATCGACGTTCCCGCGGGGACGCTCGTCGTGAGTTCCGATCCGATCTCGCTGGCAGCGAGCGAGATCGGTCGGCTCGGCGTCGCCGTCGCCTGTAACGACGTCGCCGCGTCCGGAGCGGAGCCGGCGTGGCTCACGGTCGTGTGCTTGCTTCCGAGTGACGCTCCCGACACGCTGGACGTGATCACCGCCGACCTCGACGCGGCCGCCGCCGACATCGGTGCCGCGATCGTCGGCGGCCACTCCGAGTACGTCGACGCGCTCACCCGTCCCATCCTCTCACTCACGGCCCTGGGCTTCGCCGATCCGTTCGTCCCGACCGGTGGCGCCCGTCCGGGCGACCGGGTCGTCCTCGCTGGACCCGCCGGTCTCGAGGGAACGGCGATCCTGGCAGCCGACTTCGGCGAGTCGCTCGACGTCTCGGCGGAGACGATCGATACGGCGAATACGTTCTTCTCGGAGATTTCGGTTCTCCCGGCCGCACGCGTCCTGCGCGAGCGGGCGACGGCCATGCACGATCCGACCGAGGGTGGCGTCCTCGCCGGTCTCGTCGAGCTGGCCGCCGCCTCCGACGTCGAACTCTCGATCGAGCGTGAGTCGATTCCCATCCGACCGGAGACAGGACGCCTCTGTGCGGCGGCCGGCGTCGATCCACTGCGCATCTTCGGCTCCGGTGCGCTGGTGGCCACCGTCCCGGGAGACGCCGTCGACGAGGTCGTGGCCTCGCTCGCGGAGACGGGAATCGACGCGGCCGACATCGGACGCGTCACGACGGGCGAACGGACCGGGAGCGTCACGCTCGACGGCGACACGTACGAGGAGCCCATCGAAGACGGCCTCTATCCCCTGTGGGAGGCGTTGGACGACGCGTGA
- a CDS encoding acyl-CoA thioesterase — MSDSDEDPPAATTDGGAYDGSDDAFRRVWTNRVRMAETDRQAIVYYGEYVTYQDEAVSAYRRELGFDAEYVRGTDWSTRMVATEMEYHESARYEDVLVNEVRVARIGETSVTYEYRVRREDDDRLLAKGSVTQVIVDEETAEPTPVPDAFRDAVADRQSP; from the coding sequence ATGAGCGATAGTGACGAAGATCCACCCGCCGCGACGACGGATGGTGGAGCCTACGACGGGAGCGACGACGCGTTTCGACGGGTCTGGACCAATCGCGTCCGCATGGCAGAGACCGATCGACAGGCGATCGTCTACTACGGCGAGTACGTCACGTACCAGGACGAGGCCGTGTCCGCCTACCGGCGAGAACTCGGTTTCGACGCCGAGTACGTCCGAGGGACCGACTGGAGTACGCGAATGGTCGCGACGGAGATGGAGTACCACGAATCCGCTCGGTACGAGGACGTCCTGGTCAACGAGGTCCGCGTCGCCCGCATCGGCGAGACGAGCGTGACCTACGAGTACCGGGTCAGGCGCGAGGACGACGACCGACTTCTGGCGAAGGGGTCGGTCACGCAGGTCATCGTCGACGAGGAAACGGCCGAACCGACGCCCGTACCGGACGCGTTTCGTGACGCCGTCGCCGACCGACAGTCACCCTGA